Part of the Candidatus Cloacimonas sp. genome, CAGACAAATACGCCCTTGTTCATCCAGATAGGGAAAACCGTCTTTTAAAGCAATAAAATGTCTGTTCTGGTTATCATAAGTGATGTTTTCTCCTGCTAACGCTTTTGCTTGTTCAATATCTACCGAACCGAAATCTATCAGCTCGCCAAAAATATCGTAAATACTACCACCCTGGTCAAAAATATTGCAGGAATACTCTGCTACTACATCTCCGGTGCGAAAAGAGGTTAATTTATCCAAGGTCTCTACATCAATTGCAGTATCGGTAGTTAACGGTATATCGGGATTGAATTTATAGTGCAACATAATGTTGCATTCATTTTTATTGCACATTGCTACAGGAAAAGGGACATCATATTCTTTTTCCAATGACTGCAAACGCAGATATTCCACGGCTTCGTCAAAACCGTTTTTAATGCCTGCTTCCTTAATGAGAGCAAGGATATCGTTCTCATCTATCAATTTACCTGTCTTTTTAATTGTTAACCATGCGGAAAGTGGTTCCGTGCGGATTTCTAAAATCAGATTTTCGTCTTTATTGGTAAATGTTTTAGCCATAGAGGATACCTGCGATGTTAATTTGTCGGTTACGGGTTTTTTCTCTGCGATAAGAATGATAATTGGAGCTCTCAAAAGTGCAATCGTTAATATTTTCTATGTTGATTTCGGGAATTCCTGCCTTAAGTAATTGGGCATTAAGAGCATACCTGATATTTATGAAGCGGTTTTTGGTCAAATCGGGTTCCAGTCCTGCTGCCTTCAGTCCTTTATTGAATTCTTCATATAATTCCCGGCTAACTTCATAGTGTTTATGGCAGATTCCTGCTCCAACAATAGCTGTTAAATCCATTGGTTGGCAATAGAAATGTTTCTTCATCAATTTCACTGCTTCTCCGATAATATTTTTCCGGGTTCCTTCTCTACCGCAATGAAGAGCTGCTATCACATTTCTGCGGCTATCCAGTAAAAAAACAGGATAGCAATCGGCAGTTCGGATTAGTAAATACTGATAGGGAATATTGGTGATTAAGCCATCTGCTACAGGAATTTGCGGTTTATTACCGATGCCTGCTCCGCAATCAATTTCACGGCAAATATGGATTTCTTTGGAATGGGTCTGTTCAGCAATAACCAAACGCGAGATAGGGATTTTTTGTCCTTCAACAGTAAAATCCCTTTGGTAGTGCATTAAGGTACGATAGTCCGGTTCTCTTTTCCCCTGATAGTAAAATATTCTCATTGGTCAGATGCCTCCGGGTTTAAGGTTCTTTGCCTGTAAACATCGGTATTATCACTAATAACCAGCATTCTTAAAACACCTCTTAAGAAACCGGGAACTATCTTCAAACCGTAAAGCGACCATAGTAAAAATATTGAACCGCAAGTAATTAAAGTATAGCGCGCACCAATTCTGCTGGATAAATATCCCATCAATATACTTCCAATGGGAGCCATACTGGCAGAAGCCATTGTGTAAAGAGAAATAACCCTTCCCCTCATTTCCAGAGAAGTAATGCTTTGAATGAGAGTATTTGTGGTAGCCATAGTCATCATTCCAGATAAACCCAAAAATACCATAAAGAACATACTTAGCGGAATTGATCCAGAAAGGGCAAATAAAATGGAAGCAATACTAAAGCATAAACACAAATAAACCAAACGCGTTGGCATTCCTCTGATGCTCTTGCGCGATGCTAAAAAAAATGAACCGCATAAAGCACCAATTCCCATTGCGGACATCAATAAACCTTGAGTGGCAGAATTGCCTTGCAGGATATCCTTTGCAAAAATAGGCATTAAGGTAGAAAAAGACATTCCAAACACAGTGTAAATAGCCAGGTTACTTAGCAAAAACCGGATTGGCATATTTTCCCAGGAATATTTCCAGCCCGAAAATATTTTCTTCAGAGTCGGCTCTTTTTGAGGTAGAAAGGGAGGATAGCTTATCTTGATAAAAAATAAAGAGATAATTACCGGGATATAAGAAATTGCATTGATGGCAAAACAGACCCCTTCGCTAAACATCATAATTAAGAATCCACCGATTGCGGGTCCTATTAAACGAGCTCCATTAAACATCGCGGAATTGGTGGCTATAGCATTAGGTAAAAGAGCTCGGGAAGAAACAAGATCCATCACGAAATTTTGTCTGATAGGAGCATCCACGGCATCAATTATGCCCTGAATGAACGATAATATAAGGATGGGATATTGAACCTGCTTATTAATTACTCCGGTTAATACTAATATAGCTAAAACACCCGTTTGCACACAAAAGGCAATCTGGGTAAGAATCATAATGTGATGACGGTTTAAGCGGTCTGCCCAAGCTCCGGCAAAAGGGCTTACAAAAACAGAAGGAATCATAGAAAGGAAGCTTACCAAACCGAGTAAAAAAGCAGAACCGGTTAAGCGATAAACAAACCAGCCCATAGTGGTTCGCTGTATCCATGTTCCAATTAAAGAGATACCCTGCCCCATAAAAAAAAGGCGGTAATTTTTGATTGTTAAAGAGACGAAGATTTCTTTTAATTTCTTAATTACCATTACTATAGAATGAAACGGGATAGGTCTTCACTTTCAATTATTGGATTTAGGCGTTCGGTAACCATTTTTTTGGTAATTTTAATGCTTTTAAGTGCTTCGGAAGGCATTTCAAAGAGATAATCATCCAATAAAGCGTTCATTACCGTATGCAATCTTCGGGCTCCGATATCTTCCATTTTTTCATTAGCTAAAGCAGAAAAACGAGCTATTTCCCGAACTGCTCCCGGCAAAAAAATCAGCTCTACTCCTTCACTGCGGAAAATTGCCTGATATTGTTTGGTTAACGAATTCTCCGGTTCAATGAGAATGCGTTCAAAATCATCTTGGGTTAAACTATTCAACTCCACCCGGATAGGAAATCTGCCTTGCAGTTCCGGAATAAGATCGGAAGGTTTTGCAGTATTAAAAGCACCGGCAGCAATGAACAAAATGTGCGAAGT contains:
- a CDS encoding polyphenol oxidase family protein produces the protein MRIFYYQGKREPDYRTLMHYQRDFTVEGQKIPISRLVIAEQTHSKEIHICREIDCGAGIGNKPQIPVADGLITNIPYQYLLIRTADCYPVFLLDSRRNVIAALHCGREGTRKNIIGEAVKLMKKHFYCQPMDLTAIVGAGICHKHYEVSRELYEEFNKGLKAAGLEPDLTKNRFINIRYALNAQLLKAGIPEINIENINDCTFESSNYHSYRREKTRNRQINIAGILYG
- a CDS encoding MFS transporter: MVIKKLKEIFVSLTIKNYRLFFMGQGISLIGTWIQRTTMGWFVYRLTGSAFLLGLVSFLSMIPSVFVSPFAGAWADRLNRHHIMILTQIAFCVQTGVLAILVLTGVINKQVQYPILILSFIQGIIDAVDAPIRQNFVMDLVSSRALLPNAIATNSAMFNGARLIGPAIGGFLIMMFSEGVCFAINAISYIPVIISLFFIKISYPPFLPQKEPTLKKIFSGWKYSWENMPIRFLLSNLAIYTVFGMSFSTLMPIFAKDILQGNSATQGLLMSAMGIGALCGSFFLASRKSIRGMPTRLVYLCLCFSIASILFALSGSIPLSMFFMVFLGLSGMMTMATTNTLIQSITSLEMRGRVISLYTMASASMAPIGSILMGYLSSRIGARYTLITCGSIFLLWSLYGLKIVPGFLRGVLRMLVISDNTDVYRQRTLNPEASDQ